A stretch of Caenibius tardaugens NBRC 16725 DNA encodes these proteins:
- a CDS encoding GlcG/HbpS family heme-binding protein, protein MQISEPRATLTIDAIQAMLNAATARARELSAKLHIVIVDHAGNLAGFISFPGTPRIAETTARRKALTAVHMGQTTEAWENYLKSIPASELKIIDTMPDYIAAIGGYPIIENGLVLGAIGVSGVSQEVDGDVAEAALRALHG, encoded by the coding sequence ATGCAGATCAGTGAACCGCGCGCCACGCTGACAATCGATGCCATTCAGGCCATGCTCAACGCCGCCACGGCCCGAGCGCGGGAACTGTCTGCCAAACTGCACATCGTGATTGTCGATCATGCCGGGAATCTCGCGGGATTTATCAGCTTTCCCGGAACCCCGCGCATCGCTGAAACGACCGCGCGCCGCAAGGCGTTGACGGCAGTCCACATGGGCCAGACGACCGAAGCCTGGGAGAATTATTTAAAATCCATCCCGGCCTCGGAACTGAAAATCATCGATACCATGCCCGACTATATTGCCGCGATCGGCGGGTATCCGATCATCGAAAATGGTCTGGTGCTCGGTGCCATCGGCGTATCCGGCGTCAGTCAGGAAGTCGATGGCGATGTGGCGGAGGCGGCGCTCCGTGCGCTGCATGGGTGA
- a CDS encoding cytochrome P450 yields MTQLITGDTADLDIDFADPAFLANPWPALMALQQDNPVFWSERNRGWIITRHADVKAAYADKRLSSARGLEQILRDIPQEDRDKVSAVSKYIPLTVNRLDGRDHMRVRTLMMKAFTPAIVRSLGPLIQSIVDRLLDDVGDGGEIDFGERISAMLPPLVIQHLLGIPESERNTLFGLVSDFTATTAAARVTPALVYKLDETLKTMNAIFSDLIADREKNPGNDLISLLVQARDGKARLSQDELLASFHAIIVAGAESTAHTLTTQIVQLCRRPDLQDLVRGDPEAAYPVVTELLRYPGTVKAMTRLAAESFTWHDQQIEKGDLLWIMNFGANVDERVFDAPLEIRADRDNRESMAFGPGLHHCIGHMLSRLELATFFASAFDRYDISVPEQDMQYHPSFVFYALKSLKTNFRKR; encoded by the coding sequence ATGACTCAATTGATCACTGGCGACACAGCCGATCTCGACATCGATTTCGCCGATCCGGCATTTCTGGCCAATCCCTGGCCAGCGCTCATGGCGCTCCAGCAGGACAATCCCGTCTTCTGGAGCGAGCGGAACCGGGGCTGGATCATCACGCGGCACGCCGATGTGAAAGCAGCCTATGCAGACAAGCGCCTGTCATCCGCGCGCGGTCTGGAACAGATTCTGCGCGACATTCCGCAGGAGGATCGCGACAAAGTCTCTGCGGTCAGCAAATATATCCCGCTGACCGTAAATCGCCTCGATGGCCGCGATCACATGCGGGTGCGGACCTTGATGATGAAGGCCTTTACGCCGGCAATCGTGCGCTCGCTCGGGCCGTTGATCCAGTCGATTGTCGATCGTCTGCTGGATGATGTCGGCGATGGTGGCGAAATTGATTTTGGCGAACGCATTTCGGCGATGCTGCCCCCCCTGGTCATCCAACATCTTCTGGGTATCCCGGAATCCGAACGGAATACCCTGTTCGGGCTCGTATCCGATTTTACCGCCACAACGGCGGCGGCGCGGGTCACGCCTGCGCTGGTGTACAAGCTCGACGAAACGCTGAAGACCATGAACGCGATCTTCAGCGATCTCATCGCCGATCGAGAGAAGAATCCGGGTAACGACCTGATTTCTCTGTTGGTGCAGGCCCGCGATGGGAAGGCCCGTCTGAGCCAGGACGAATTGCTGGCATCCTTCCACGCGATTATCGTGGCCGGGGCGGAAAGCACCGCGCACACGCTGACGACGCAGATCGTCCAGCTTTGCCGCCGCCCCGATCTTCAGGATCTGGTGCGGGGCGATCCCGAAGCGGCCTATCCTGTGGTGACCGAACTGCTTCGTTATCCCGGCACGGTGAAAGCGATGACCCGTCTCGCGGCCGAAAGTTTCACTTGGCATGACCAGCAAATCGAGAAGGGCGATCTTCTCTGGATCATGAATTTTGGCGCCAACGTTGACGAGAGGGTATTCGACGCCCCCCTCGAAATTCGTGCGGACAGGGACAATCGCGAATCCATGGCATTCGGGCCGGGGTTGCACCATTGTATCGGCCACATGCTTTCAAGACTGGAACTGGCGACGTTTTTTGCCAGCGCCTTTGACAGGTATGACATTTCCGTGCCCGAGCAGGACATGCAATATCATCCGAGCTTCGTGTTCTATGCGCTGAAATCCCTGAAGACCAATTTCCGCAAGAGGTAA
- a CDS encoding SDR family NAD(P)-dependent oxidoreductase encodes MVQIPSQLLSDRAVIVTGGASGIGAATCQLLASHGAKVIVADIQDQEGRQIAADAGGLFVQHDTRDPASWARLLDAGKAAFGTIDGLVAAAGVKGNTTLRSDPDAADFNRTVSVNQLGILLGVQIIGEYMRSQAKGAIVNIASATGMPPAISKDIVYVSTKWAVRGISRVAARDLAPCGVRVNTILPGLVMTPMIAGSIDADAEQFARAKASIPMQRLAEPIEIAHAAAFLLSDMATYVTGAELVVDGGLVA; translated from the coding sequence GTGGTTCAAATCCCATCGCAATTGCTGTCTGACCGCGCGGTCATTGTTACGGGTGGAGCAAGCGGCATCGGGGCGGCCACTTGCCAGTTGCTTGCATCGCACGGGGCCAAGGTCATCGTTGCGGACATTCAGGATCAGGAAGGTAGGCAAATCGCGGCGGATGCCGGTGGTCTGTTCGTGCAGCACGATACCCGCGATCCGGCATCGTGGGCGCGCCTGCTGGATGCGGGCAAGGCGGCGTTTGGCACTATCGATGGGCTGGTTGCTGCCGCAGGTGTCAAAGGCAATACAACCTTGCGATCCGATCCTGACGCGGCCGATTTCAATCGGACCGTATCGGTAAACCAGTTGGGTATCCTGCTGGGCGTCCAGATCATTGGCGAATACATGCGCAGCCAGGCAAAGGGGGCGATCGTCAATATCGCTTCTGCCACCGGGATGCCGCCCGCGATCAGCAAGGATATCGTTTATGTCAGCACGAAATGGGCGGTGCGCGGCATAAGCCGTGTTGCCGCGCGCGATCTCGCACCGTGTGGTGTGCGGGTTAACACCATTCTGCCTGGACTGGTGATGACCCCGATGATCGCAGGATCGATCGATGCGGATGCGGAACAGTTCGCCCGGGCCAAAGCATCAATCCCGATGCAGCGATTGGCTGAGCCCATTGAAATTGCGCACGCGGCCGCATTTCTTCTGTCCGATATGGCGACATATGTGACGGGTGCGGAGCTTGTTGTCGACGGCGGGCTGGTAGCCTGA
- a CDS encoding cytochrome P450, which translates to MRRDIPQGWRILEISARDDYYEYWNDIRRQSPVHDAGDGLFVVSGWEPAHAGLRHPELYAGSGVAAAFGFDSAVEAVVRNWLMSLNGDDHRRARALVARVFTLRAVAALEHKIRAITRDIMREFVQQAQQAPANFSRIAATRLPCEMIRTMFAIDPAEWTAQVEPLFLGAAGSQDHAFAAVSGLTTYFHQTIGNPGTCDPDGIIALLRAAGSDGDRLSEAEVIANCVLIVTAAVDTTAGLIANALVRLIEHPEILARVRANPALIPAVIEETLRHCPSAPSSSRHAATTVELGGVTIPQGSDIFFSISAANRDPERFAHPDRFDIDRQETGALTFGGGAHFCLGAGLARLEARVALEEILAITNTITLAEPVQWRTDNPVVRAPANLMITCS; encoded by the coding sequence ATGCGCCGCGATATTCCCCAAGGATGGCGTATCCTCGAAATCAGCGCGCGTGACGATTACTACGAATACTGGAACGATATTCGTCGGCAATCGCCGGTGCATGATGCCGGGGACGGTCTCTTTGTCGTGAGCGGATGGGAACCGGCCCATGCAGGATTGCGCCATCCGGAGCTTTACGCCGGCAGCGGGGTGGCCGCCGCCTTCGGCTTTGACAGCGCCGTGGAGGCCGTGGTGCGCAACTGGCTGATGTCGCTGAATGGGGATGACCATCGGCGGGCCCGGGCACTGGTGGCGCGCGTCTTCACACTGCGCGCCGTAGCCGCGCTGGAGCATAAAATCCGCGCGATCACGCGCGATATCATGCGAGAATTCGTCCAGCAGGCGCAGCAGGCTCCCGCCAATTTCTCGCGCATCGCGGCGACACGGCTACCCTGCGAAATGATCCGGACGATGTTCGCCATCGATCCCGCCGAATGGACCGCGCAGGTCGAACCCCTGTTTCTGGGTGCAGCGGGGTCGCAGGATCATGCCTTCGCCGCAGTCAGCGGTCTGACCACGTATTTCCATCAGACCATCGGCAATCCCGGCACCTGTGATCCTGACGGGATAATCGCCCTGCTGCGGGCCGCAGGCAGCGATGGCGACAGGTTGAGCGAAGCGGAAGTGATTGCAAACTGTGTGCTGATCGTGACCGCCGCGGTCGATACCACGGCAGGCCTGATCGCCAACGCGCTGGTGCGATTGATCGAGCATCCTGAGATTCTGGCGCGTGTCCGGGCAAACCCCGCGCTAATCCCGGCGGTCATCGAAGAAACGCTGCGGCACTGCCCCTCTGCGCCATCCTCGTCCCGCCATGCCGCCACGACTGTGGAACTCGGTGGTGTCACCATTCCTCAAGGCAGCGATATCTTCTTTTCGATCAGCGCGGCGAACCGTGATCCGGAAAGGTTTGCCCACCCCGACCGTTTCGACATCGACCGCCAGGAAACCGGCGCCCTGACTTTTGGTGGCGGGGCGCATTTCTGTCTGGGCGCGGGTCTCGCCCGCCTTGAGGCGCGAGTGGCGCTGGAAGAGATTCTGGCGATCACCAACACCATCACACTGGCGGAACCGGTGCAATGGCGGACGGACAACCCCGTTGTGCGCGCACCGGCGAACCTGATGATCACCTGTTCATGA
- a CDS encoding SDR family NAD(P)-dependent oxidoreductase, whose translation MAGSPFSALDMQGKVALVTGAGRGIGQATAMLLARRGAAVMVADIDGTAAQATAQAISANHGRAAHLAIDMTDEDQVADMIDQTVRMLGGLHAAFNNAGIARVGPLLAQAPLSDWQQTIDVNLKGVFLCLKYQTRHMAESGGGAIVNASSCAALLGQQRTAAYCASKAGVIGLTRAAMAEYGPRRIRVNAIAPGSIDTPMLRQSVGDDDGIIAALGKDYPLGRIGHVDDVAETAAWLLSDAASFVTGICLAVDGGYTSSGPWAHNPDDAPA comes from the coding sequence ATGGCAGGATCGCCCTTCTCCGCCCTCGATATGCAGGGGAAAGTCGCCCTTGTGACCGGCGCAGGCCGTGGCATCGGGCAGGCGACCGCGATGTTGCTCGCACGGCGCGGCGCGGCGGTCATGGTGGCGGACATCGATGGCACCGCCGCGCAGGCAACGGCACAGGCGATTTCGGCAAACCATGGCAGGGCCGCCCATCTTGCCATCGATATGACTGATGAAGATCAGGTCGCGGACATGATCGATCAGACCGTTCGAATGTTGGGTGGGCTGCACGCCGCGTTCAACAATGCGGGGATTGCCCGTGTGGGCCCGCTGCTCGCCCAGGCCCCTCTGTCGGATTGGCAACAGACCATCGATGTCAATCTCAAGGGCGTGTTTCTCTGTCTGAAATACCAGACCCGGCACATGGCCGAATCCGGCGGCGGGGCTATCGTCAATGCCTCCTCCTGCGCGGCCCTGCTCGGCCAGCAACGCACGGCGGCCTATTGCGCTTCCAAGGCTGGGGTAATCGGCCTCACGCGCGCGGCCATGGCGGAATATGGCCCCAGGCGCATACGGGTAAATGCCATCGCACCCGGTTCGATCGATACGCCGATGTTGCGGCAATCGGTCGGCGACGATGATGGCATTATCGCGGCACTGGGCAAGGATTATCCGCTGGGCCGGATCGGGCATGTGGACGATGTTGCCGAAACCGCCGCGTGGTTGCTGTCCGATGCCGCATCATTTGTCACGGGCATATGCCTTGCGGTCGATGGGGGCTACACATCATCCGGCCCATGGGCGCATAATCCCGACGACGCGCCAGCCTGA